The DNA sequence caaaattataaaatttataACTACACCCACTTATTTTTCCAATTATACCATTTTCTTAATTAAACCCAGTAAAACTCAAACACCCAACAAAAACTCCTTTGTTCCTTTTCttaattaaacccagcaaaaaCGCTTGAAAACTTCAAAGTCAAGGATTTCAATGGCGCCCAGCAACAAAGAGAAGAAGCCCACAAAGCCTCCATTCATTCCAACCAAAGATGAAAACAAACTTGTGCGTCAAGACCAAACTTTGAGGTCCGACCCGATTGAAACAGAGGAAGCCTGCTGAGACTGCCTCCATTTTTCCTATTCCCAAATCAtgaagaaaggaaaaaggatcggaaaagtaaaaacaaaaaactacctCATACCCAACAATTTAGCACCCAGCACTCattttgcctctctctctctctctctctctctctctcaagcaaAGAAGAGGAGATTGGTTAACATACTCTATGAAACTAGACTACTAATCATATATATGATTAAATGTTCATCATTAAAAACAACTCTCTGAACAACCCTATTAGGGTGCGGCTATTTCTGATAGtgatctactctctctctctctctctctctctctctctctctctctctctctctctctctctctctccccgagtgAAGGTAGAGATTGACAAAAAAGATTGATATTTGTTTCCAGTTATCAACTTACAGTTTATACCACAATTAAAAGCAAGCTTAAGTAGTTAATTTTTGGGATCTCCATACATCTCTCTAAGGGTAAAGTTGCTGTGTAATTTTGGCACCATCGAGCGATTTGCTGGGTGCAATTTtttttaaggataaaattggAAAACCAAACAAGATATTTTAGAACTGGGTACACTAAGAAATTTAGGGTACATTTAGCAAGACTCTATTTCACCAAAGTTGgacttgttctttttttttttttttaaaggaagacGCACTTGATCTTCTTTAGAGTTTAGAGAGCTAGGTATGGTTCGAAACCTAAACCTAGTGATTGTTTGTTAGTCAGAGTTTCTTTGGCCTATCATTAACCCTCAAAATAAGGTTGACGTAGATAAGAGGCGTTAAACCGTGCCGACATAGATAGCTTATAGGATTGTTCACTTTAGTGAGGAGAAGCATGGTCGTGTTATTTTGTTAGAAATTGAATCTTCTTGGCTTATAGAGCGCATTAGAAATGATTTTTCTATAGCCTCTATTTTTTGAAACTCTAAATCATTGTACTCCCTGGTGTATTATGagaattttgtttttcaattataaTCTAGGTGTGAAGGCTCTATTATAGCCCTTGATTCAAATAAATATTACATAatgtttttttatatataattcaatACATGATAAAAAAGCATTATGTAATACTGGTTTGAATCAAAAACATACTACATACAAATTATTATGTATCTACTCGATCTCTAGAAATGATAGAAACAACCACTTTTATGTGAGTACGTGGTTGAAAAAATACAGTATGATATTGATGTGTTATAACTTTTTATGAATGTCAATTATTACAAAGTTAAAATTACTGATTATGAAGTCATTGCAGTTAGCTACTTTGAAAGAGACATATTAAGGCCTTACCTTCTACTCTGTTTTCAAGTAATTCCTGTTCAACCAAAGTCAACCACACGATTCAAGCGTAAGTTTTGTCATTTGAACACTAGAGTCAATTTGGCAAGCCATTTTCCCCCCTTAGTAAGTTAAATTCAGAAACTTCTTCTTAGCTTGTAAAGTCcaaaattttctgattttgaacaaaaaaaaattgactagCGTTGGCTTTTTAATGAGCTTAAAATAAAGGAATtggtccccccccccccccccccccccaaaaaaatgtatatataaaactaattaattgaatcaattgGGTTGGAGAGGAAAAGAAGTGGTTAATTGCGTCATTTACATCACGTCATGTTGATCAATCATAATCACAAATGGAGTGACTGACTCACACCTATTACATTCATGCTTACTTTTCCACAGAGAATTGAATATTAATCAGCAACGTCGTCCCGGATATTAAATACAGAATAATACACATTGTCACCTTCGGAGTTGGTTAACTTGGTTGTTTTTAAACAAGATATCTCAGTGGTTTGGTCACTCCAACATTGAAAACCAACAACTAAGGACTCATTTCCCGCTATGAGAGCAGAAACATCAACACATGCAACCTCCCATTATACCAACTTTTGAACCTTTCCGACTTGTGAGCAAAGCAAACCAATGAAAGAAGAATCGTTTCGAAATTCACTAAAATATATATGATCTACGAACATCTTCTTTTTGCCAATgaaatctgtttttttttttttttgtaaatataaatATGATTTACTTTTTCGGCATTCAAGTGATTCAACTTTCAACATTGGATTTTGGTAAAAGTGTGTCCCTAAAGTCCTAAACACATGGTCAATTACCGCAAACGTCCCTAAACTTAAAGAACGGTTAGCTTTCGAAGTCGAGGCGTCAAAGCTAATTTGGCAACCAAACGTCCAAACCGCGTCAGCTGTAAAATGAACGACCAAGACTTTGAGACTCGAGACTGAGACAACGGGTTCATATTTGACAGGGGGCCCCACAGCTGCAACTAGCCGGAGCCCCAGCCCCACCCAGAAGGTTCAGGAATCGACCATGACCTCTTGACTTCAAAGTTCAACGCTATTCATAAGAACGGCCAACCATATCTCATATTCGGACATTCTTACTTGTTCACTGATTGACCTTCAACACCAATCACTTTACTTCTCCATCTAAATTAACTTGTTTAAAATGAAATATTAATCTCATGTGAAATACTTAGTATTCATACAAATCAGTAGCGAAACTAGTACACATTAATATCTAATCTATCATGATCATTATTTCGAGTGATACTCTAGTGAATTCGTTAAAATTATTTTGTACTGTAAAAACAAGATCATCAAATTAAGCGGCACGTACATTATTGTCTAGTTGCAATGTTTCTATACTTATTCTTCCCTTCAACAATCTCTTTGAATAAATTTGAACTAATATCACCTTAAAGGTTCCATAAACACACACAACATAAACCGTATTTCATTCAAGTTTTTGCCTTGAGAATATACTATAATTTTCACCTAACAACATAATATTaaacctgtttttttttttttttggagaatgcaCGCAGGGGCGGAACTAGGATTTAAACACTGGGGGGTCCAAAACTCAAGatagaaattttaaaaaaattactccaaaaataaataaataattatatacaaTATAATTCATAAGGAATTTATAGTTTAGAAACAAAATCATATACAATTCTtgcttcaaaattaaaaaaaaaccaacgCTAAGAATGAAAAAAGGTAATTAAACTTTTAATTAAAATGTCATtgagttgtattattatgattaTTTTATTACACTTTTATACAAGAATTGATCATCATGtggttttggggggggggggtccacTACAAGAAGAGAAGGTTTTTCTCTCACATAGATTAAtagcatgcatatatatttgtatatctGACACAAAGCTTGGGGGGTCCGGACCCCGCCGGACCGTAACACAGCTCCGCCTCTGAATGCACGtaatactaataataataaatggaaattattctatgcaccgacggtgcaaatgaccaaacacttataagatgatctcaacccttgatatttataattaatatttttattaataatctaagagtatatttaatataataaccatccatttatgtcggtgcactgaatcatCCCCCAATAATAAAACTAGTAATTAGAAATTAGCTTTGAGTAAATAATGAAAACATTGGGTGACAAAAGCAGTTTTGGGTTAGAAAAGCATTATGGTATTTTGTTACGATATTTGAGTTGGTTTTCATTCATTTTCATCATCAATGAGAACTGATATTATTTGAACTTGTGGTTGCACTCTGTTGGTCCTACACAAAACTATGTCCCAAACCATTGAATGGTTTTCCAagtttttttgtcaaaaaattattttctaagATTAATTGAAAATCCTTTGAATTAagagagcttctattcatacctctaaaattatTATTTGGACATCTCTCGTTTTCGAAGTAATAGTAGACTTTGTCAActtatgtcaaattaccaataaagacataaAAGACATAAAAGAGgggaggaaaaaagaaaaaaaaaaacaaaacaaaacaaaagatctCTTCTTATCTCTAGTAGTTTTCAACTTGGAGAAAACCTTCTCCTccaacataaaccctaaaatcacTGACCATTGTATCGTACCAATGTCTAACTCTGGTTTCTCGATTAGTACTAATAAAACCTAGAAGCATCCACTTGAGAAAATTGGAATTTTGGTTCTGCAACTTGATTACATGGTATGAATTATGATGTTCTCAATTAGTACTACTGTACTCAAAACTAGAAGCATCCACTTCATAAACTTGGAATTTTGGTTATTGGTTTGATTAAATGGTTCGATTTGGCACCATGTTTTTTTGTGCAGGCCATTGGGAAGAATGATTAGTATTTGTCCTTAGGGAGTCCAAGATCTAATTGTGTTTGATCTTACTTTGAATGgctttttatttaattactcTTCTATAATTGTAGGCTTTTCGATTAACTTGGTATGACGTGAAAGGTTGGTGCTATTATGCTATCTAACTATCAGATTGTTGGATTTCTTTGTTTCCACTTCAATTCTCTTGTACTATAGTTTCATAGACTTGAGAGCTGGTAGACtttgtggttgttgttgttgtaataCAATAGCAGTACACAGAGGCCAGAATGTcagaaagagaaaaacaaagcaaGAAAGCATAACAGTAACAGAAACCAAACTGAAACAAAAGCTTTGCTATGATAGTTAGAATTTTGGAAGAAAGACTAAAAAATACGTATggatgaaagaaacaaaataggAGCGACAAAATTATGTGAAAGAGAGAGACTACAAcctggagattttttttttttttttttgttcaaaggtaaaataggattgtgaattGTTCAAAATTTGAAGGAGATCCATTATcgattttagaggtatgaataaaatctagaaaaaaaaaaagaattttattgattttattggacgatgggcattttgggaaaattagggaggtgtagaTTGGTTTTTTGTAAAAATAAGTTGCAAGTCTATTAAGTGGGGAtgtctaaataccaattttggaggtatgaataaaagCTCCCTTGAATTAATggtttgttttccttatttattatatatacaaAAAAGAGTgcgactttttttttaaaaaaaaaagatgataaaaaaatttcactcctaccccttTGGTGACTCGAATTCATGACCTGGATCTTAGGTAATGGGTGCGACTTATGTGAAAGTGATCCAAATGAATCCTCATCCATATGCGACTGGTTCTTTGATTGATGAAAAACTAGTGGTTATATAATTACAACTATTTACTCCTAAGTtttctaattttgaattttgttttctttccaaCCCTAGTAATTTCTAAGCCAGTCGTTGACGATCAGGAGTGGACGAAAATGATCCGTACAGTATCTGAATTTTCACCATCTAAATTTTCATCTTCACCATCTCTTTTCCACTCGCACCTTCTTGCTGAAATCCGACGACGAGTAGGCCCTCCGACCACCAGATTCAGCTGCAGCATCTTCACGAAATCAATCTTCGTCGACGGCAACGAGGACGAGTGGATTGAACAAGGAGGTGATGGTTTTGGGTCTCAGTCATTGGCGTCGAGCGCGGGGTGGTGACTTCGGTCTCAGAGTCTGGGCAGAGGGTAGCCTGAAGAAGAAGTCGGTGGTCTGGGATGTTGGAGGGCGCTGGCCGGGGCGACGGAGGAGGAGGCAGCCAATGAGGGGTGCCGCTGGTCTGGGAtgtaccctctctctctccttcgaATTGGATGGAATCAATCTGGGCTTCATATAAGTGGTGGCGTTTTGGAATCAATATTCTGGGCTCTCTACAAGGtggggttttctgggtttgcatGAAGATGgaaaagaatcaaaattgaaatttttattgggttttgcatttaaaaaaatttggtttgagtgaagatagTGATGAACAAAGGGGAATTTCTCAATGTTAATAAGCTAACTCTTTCCTCCCTCTGTAATTTTGTTAAGAAAGGGGAGATGGGTGCCTAGATGAGATTTGGATCCAAACGCTATTAGGGCTGTAAATAGGCTCGATACAGCTCATGTTCAACTCGTATTCGGTTTGATTTTAACTCGTTCGGCTCGTGTTTGTAAGATAAATGAGCCGAGTTTGAGCTCAATATTAGGCTTAACAAAAAAACGAGCCGAGCTTGAACAATGATGTATTCGGCTCGTCTAACTCATGAGTACCTTGAGCTTATTAAAACTCGACTCatgaaaatttataatataaataaaaatataattttctaGTCTCAaatctttaattctttttattaccTTCCTTTTCAATTGTAAGAGGATCTGAGAATTTAAGtaaaataaattacaataaAGTCAAAAGGGGTTTGtgtttctttctcctttttttattttttaaatttaaagtcaaatgaACCCAGCCAAGGCTATTCAAGCTCGAGCTCGTCCAATAAATCGAGCCGAGCCGGTTTgagcatgaaaaaaaaaatcaagcttTAGCCCGGCTCAAATtcgataaaaaataaatgagcTGAACATGATCACCTTGGTATTCGCTCCGGCTCggctcatttacacccctaAACGCTATACCCATATaatgaaggaaaaagaaaaaatttagagACCGAAATTACCAATATACCCTTCAAATCTCGGAGTGGATACGACAATTCCTCAGCACAAGTCAAAACAAAGTAGCGAGCTAGTCCTATAAATACCAGAGAGTTTGGTGCAAGGTTCATTACCAATCTATTAATCAATCATACAGAACACACCTCTTCCTAGTCCTCCCCTACCATCAACTCCCAAAGCCAGAAGTgccatcttcatcttccatcATATCTTCTTCATTATCATCATGAAGGTATGTGTGATCGAGTTTCTTGCAAATGATGCATATATATGCATTGTGGGCAACATATAGCAAGCACTTCCAATTCAATTCTGGTCattttgatttctgggttttctgccAATTCTGAAAGCTCTCTTCTGTGTTTTGATTTGCAGCAAAAGGTGGTGATCAGGCTCTCTGTGCACGACGAGAAGTCCCGATCCAAGGCAATGAAGACAGCAGTTGGAGTTGATGGTAAATTACAATACTCTGTTCTTGTTCTGTTCTGTCTAAACTCTCCTTGTTTTTTCAATCATCCCCATAATTAATTGCTCTAGTTCTTGAAAATTAACTAAATCCCCCATTTGGGTGCTGATGGAAATAACAGGGGTGGATTCAGCAAGTCTGCCACTGGACAAGGACCAAATTGAAGTAACAGGAAATGATGTTGATGTGGTTTTGCTTACAAGACTTCTCAGAAAAAGCGTCAAGCGTGCTGACGTCGTCAGTGTGAGCCCTGTcaaagaggaggagaagaagaaggaggagaagaaggaggagcCTAAATTTGAGCAAATCATCGTCGGATGGCCTCAGACTTACCCAGTTGATCCATACCAGTGGTATGATCAGCCAAGCCCCGGTTGCTCCATTATGTAATAATAGATGAATGTTTGACGGTTTGACCCAAGAGATCATTCCCTTCATTCCAAAAGTGATTTAGATTAGTATTATACTACTAGTCTACTATGGTAATACATATATGGTTCCCGTCAATGAAATATCGATCATGGCTTCATACCAGTTGGCTTCATATCGATCATGACTTACCCAGTTGCTTCATATCAGTGTCCATATTCGTACCAGTGCTATGAGCCAAGCCCAGTTGCTCCATTTATGCAATAATAGATGAATGTTAGACCTCATACCCTTTACTCCAACAGTGATTTAGATTAATATTATGGTACTACATATATGGTTCCCTTCAATGAAATATAGATCATGGCTTTGTTTTTCTGGGATTAGTACAACTAGGAATTTTATGCAGATTTAGAGTTTCCACTTTTCAATCTTTGTGATTTCTCTGagctttatttttatgtttaccAATTGGGGTCCTTTGGATGCAAATGAGTATGAATAATGGAGGGGAAAACTATATGAAATGCACAAAATAAGGCATTGTTTGCTAGCTATTAATTTGCACTACAGGTACAAAATACCATTTTTAGTCAAAGACAAAGTGAGAATTTTCCACGCAGTTTATAGGCAATTACCCTGTGCTTACGCTTGGACTAAATAG is a window from the Rosa chinensis cultivar Old Blush chromosome 2, RchiOBHm-V2, whole genome shotgun sequence genome containing:
- the LOC112188542 gene encoding heavy metal-associated isoprenylated plant protein 39; translation: MKQKVVIRLSVHDEKSRSKAMKTAVGVDGVDSASLPLDKDQIEVTGNDVDVVLLTRLLRKSVKRADVVSVSPVKEEEKKKEEKKEEPKFEQIIVGWPQTYPVDPYQWYDQPSPGCSIM